A genomic stretch from Peromyscus eremicus chromosome 6, PerEre_H2_v1, whole genome shotgun sequence includes:
- the LOC131912627 gene encoding chitinase-like protein 3, translating to MLHKTNQDCAGSVLKATMSKLILIIGLNLLLNVQLGSAYQLMCYFNTWAQYQSDVEGIKPNDIDPCLCTHLIYSFAGMWKNSITTTKLKALDDYKDFNDLKKRNNQLKTLLSIGCWNFGAAPFITMVSTPESRQSFITSVIKFLRKYGFDGLNLSWQYPGCHGSPPRNKHLFTVLIQEIRKAFEKEVSKNKRPRLLVTASVAGVVSTIKSGYEIPQLSQSLDYIQLMTYDLHGSWEGYTGENSPLYKSPTETGIKAFYNIKYIMENWKKKGAAPEKLIVGFPAYGHTFILSDSSKTGIGAPSNRGGHPGPYTKKTGLWAYHEICTFLKNGATQVWNAAQQVPYAYHGNEWVGYDNIKSFHIKAQWLKKNSFGGAMIWAIDMDDFNGSFCDQGRFPLTSTLKKVLKVHSASCEVTDIPASRVGRRNSSSRVLEPLLLLSSK from the exons ATGCTACATAAAACTAATCAAGACTGTGCTGGATCAGTACTGAAGGCAACCATGTCCAAACTCATTCTCATCATTG GTCTCAACCTCCTACTGAATGTCCAGCTGG GCTCTGCCTACCAGCTGATGTGTTACTTCAACACCTGGGCTCAGTATCAGTCAGATGTGGAAGGTATTAAGCCTAATGACATTGACCCCTGCCTATGTACTCACCTAATTTATTCCTTTGCTGGGATGTGGAAAAACAGTATCACCACGACCAAATTGAAAGCCTTGGATGACTACAAAGACTTTAATGACTTGAAAAAAAg gAACAACCAGCTGAAAACACTTCTGTCCATTGGATGCTGGAACTTTGGAGCTGCCCC TTTTATCACCATGGTCTCTACTCCTGAGAGCCGCCAGTCTTTCATTACTTCAGTAATCAAATTCCTGAGAAAGTATGGATTTGATGGACTGAACTTATCTTGGCAgtaccctggctgtcatggaagcCCTCCTAGGAACAAGCATCTCTTTACTGTTCTTATACAG GAAATACGGAAAGCATTTGAGAAGGAGGTGAGTAAGAATAAAAGGCCTAGGCTGTTGGTTACTGCCTCAGTTGCTGGTGTCGTCTCCACAATCAAATCCGGCTATGAGATCCCCCAACTGTCACA GTCCTTGGACTATATTCAACTCATGACCTATGACCTCCATGGATCTTGGGAAGGCTACACTGGAGAAAACAGTCCCCTTTACAAATCTCCAACTGAAACTGGCATCAAGGCCTTCTACAACATA AAATACATCATggaaaattggaagaaaaaaggGGCAGCACCTGAGAAGCTCATTGTTGGATTCCCAGCATATGGACACACCTTTATCCTGAGTGACTCTTCTAAAACTGGAATTGGTGCTCCTAGCAATCGTGGTGGTCATCCAGgaccctacacaaagaaaactGGACTCTGGGCCTACCATGAG ATTTGCACATTCCTGAAAAATGGAGCCACTCAGGTCTGGAATGCTGCTCAACAAGTTCCCTATGCCTACCATGGTAATGAATGGGTTGGCTATGACAATATCAAGAGCTTTCATATCAAG GCTCAGTGGCTTAAGAAGAACAGCTTTGGAGGTGCTATGATCTGGGCTATTGATATGGATGACTTCAATGGCTCTTTCTGTGATCAGGGTAGATTCCCCCTGACCTCCACCTTGAAGAAAGTACTCAaagtacacagtgcaa GTTGCGAAGTTACTGATATTCCAGCCAGTAGGGTTGGGAGACGGAACAGCAGCTCTCGGGTCTTGGAGCCTTTGTTGCTACTCAGTAGCAAATAA